In the Bacillus amyloliquefaciens DSM 7 = ATCC 23350 genome, TGCCGAATTGAAAATCGGACAGACATTTCCGCTGACCATCAAACGCCTCGGCATTAATGGAGAGGGCGTCGGCTATTTTAAGAAAAAGGTTGTCTTCGTTCCCGGCGCTCTGCCCGGCGAAGAAGTCGTTGCCGAAGCGACAAACGTTCAGCCGAAATTTTCAGAAGCACGCGTCAAAAAAATCCGCAAGCCGTCTGAACACCGCGTCACGCCGCCTTGTCCGGTATACGATCAATGCGGCGGCTGCCAGCTTCAGCATCTGGCCTACAGTCAGCAGCTTCGCGAAAAGCGCGATATCGTCATTCAGTCTTTGGAACGTCATACGAGATTCAATGTTGAAGAAATGAACATTAAAGAAACGATCGGAATGGACAACCCGTGGAATTACCGGAACAAAAGCCAGTTTCAAGTCGGACGCTCGCAAAGCGGCAGCATCATTGCCGGCTTATACGGACTTGATTCCCATAAAATTGTTCCGATTAAGGAATGCATTGTCCAGCATCCGGCGACGAACAAAACAACGGGTATTGTCCGCCGCATATTGGAAAAACACAACGTATCTGTTTATAACGAACGGACCAAAAAAGGCGATGTCCGCACCATCGTGACGAGAGTCGGTTTTGAAACAGGCGAAGTGCAGGTCGTGCTTGTCACGGCGAAAGAGACACTTCCGAATAAAGACGAGATCGTCAAAGCCATTCAGAATCGTCTGCCCGAAGTGAAATCGATTATTCAAAACATCAACGGCGCGCGCACATCCGTCATTTTCGGGGACAAAACAAAAGCGCTGGCCGGAAGCCATGCCATTCAAGAGGTACTTGGTGACGTGTCATTTGAATTAAGCGCCCGCGCTTTCTTCCAGCTCAACCCTGAGCAGACGGTCAAGCTGTATGACGAAGTGAAAAAAGCGGCGCAGCTGACCGGAAAAGAAAAAGTCGTTGACGCATATTGCGGCGTCGGTACGATCGGCATGTGGGTCTCAAGCGGGGCGAAAGAGATCCGCGGCATGGACGTCATTAAAGAATCAATTGACGATGCGAAGAAGAACGCCAAAAAACACGGCATCAAAAACGCGGCATATGTCACAGGAACAGCTGAACACTGGCTCCCGAAATGGACGAAAGAAGGCTTCCGCCCAGACGTGGTCATCGTCGACCCGCCGAGAACGGGCTGCGACGGAACATTTTTAGATACCATCAAAAAAGTAAAACCGAAACGCTTCGTCTACGTATCCTGCAATCCTTCCACACTGGCGAAAGACTTGCAGGCGCTGTCGAAGGACTATCGCGTCGAATATATTCAGCCTGTGGATATGTTTCCGCAGACGGCTCATGTGGAAGCTGTGGCGAAGCTTGTATTGAAATCGTCTAATTAAAAAACGATTCCTGATCAGATCTGGATTTCGGCAGAATGAACCTTGCCGATTTCCGGGTCTTTTTCATAGGGAGCCTTTGCCCTGACTGTCTTTTCTCAGAGAACTTTATTTTCACTGACGAAAAGAGCTGAAAAAACGTGCGGAAACCCTCATTTTTTAGATCAATTCCTAAAGCTGTAACATGATTCAACAGTAAAGTTCTATCATGCTGCTCCATAAACATATTCTTTTTTTCGTTTGGAAACGGTATTACAGACAAAATATGAAGAGCAATAACGACTCGTTCAAGTCTCGTGAATACTTGTAACTCCTGTGAATATTTTGTAAACTCCTTTTTTAAAGAGTAAAGCCCCTGTTGCTAACTATACGTGAATAATTGCTCCTTATAATGATCTATCGCTTGATTCATACAATGTTAAAGTGCCGATAAGGCAATGCGTTTATCCGGATCAGCAGATAAAATCAATATGATCTTTAATTGGACTAGGGGTTTGATAATAGTCAACAATGTAATAACCACTTTTTGGCTTAGCGTAGACAACATGTGCTGCTCTAGTTCTAGTAAGGCCTTTGCAACTGTCCTATGACAGGTGCATTTTTTCATGTATTAATAATAGTTGGCATCGTTACATTTTGCTTAATTAGCTAATTGTTCACTATGATTATGAAATGGTTTGTTAAGGGTGAATTTGAATGAAAAGCAATATAAAAAGAGGTCTGATAATTGGATTTATTGGAGCGACTTGTTTTAGTTTACATTACTTGCTTCAAGTATCGCTGTCCCTATTTTGATGAGACAATTGTTGGATTGGGTAGGACAGCAAAAGGGCTGCATACGTGGATTTTGTAAGTATGATTGGGAATGGTATTACAAAGTAACACCGAGAATAAAGCCGAATAAAAAGAGAAAAGCACTGTTGATTGTGAAGAGGGATAAAGAGTGTTTGGGACTGCTAAAGAAGAAGTAAGAATAGCGGGAATTATTTTAGAAGCAGAAAGAAAACCAACTAGAGTGAGCCCTGCAAATTTTAGGAGAACTTTATGAGTTGGTTCATGGTCCCGTAATCAAAATTTAGTCCGTACACAAAATCGTATAGAGGGATTTAGGCTAAGGAAGGTTAAGTGGGCTATTGAAGATAGATTAAAGCAAGGGAAAGAATTGGTCTGTTTATAAGGTGCTGCTACATGCTGGGTTTTGTGCGATAAAGAAATCAACAATAGCTAAAGAATTGAATACTCAGGCTGAAATAAAATATGACACAAGCAACTTAGTAATATTAAGTTGCTTGTGAACTCAACTTATTTGGTTATTCTCAATATCCCGTAAATACAATTTATTTCATCTCTACTTCATCATCATTATCGTCTAGTAATCTTTTTTTATTAATCAAAGTATTTTTAGTGAAAGTTCGAGAACTACTTAATATCTTTTATCTCTCAATATTAAGCAATGATTCGTAAGCATTTACGATACCGCTACCTACTTCATTCTTATCTAAGTTTTCAACGTGGTCTGTGTTCTGATATAAGTTTTCTTCAACCTTACGATTTGGCATTTCCTCTCCATATTTTTCGTAGTATTCTGTCTTTAATAGGGCTGCTGTAGCAGTTACTATTGGAGCTGCTACACTTGTCCCTAAAGTAGGTTCATATCCCTTTTGAAAGCCTAGTGACTTACTTAGCGGAGTTTGCGGGATATTGACAGGGGAAGTAGTCCATACCAAGCTATATAGATCAATCTTATTTGTATCCAGATCACCACCTGGGGCTGCAATTGAGATGTTTTTTCCATAATTTGAGTAAGAAGCTTTTGTATTTTGCGCTGTGGTGGCAGATACAGTAATTACATCGTTATCTCCACCAGGAAGATGTAGGATATTGTCCTTTGGTTTACCTAATTGTTCTGCAAGTTTTTTTGAATTTGAGATATCATATCCATGGTTTCCAGCTGCTGCAACAATTAAAGTATTGTGTTTTCTAGCGAATTTAAAAGCTTTTTCAAAAAGTTTTATAGTCTCTCTATCATCTTTATCTTTTTTTGATAAAAAAGTAGATAAACTTAAATTAATTACGTCCATATCATCTTCCGTAGCTTTAACAATTGCGCTTATAACCCAACTTCTTTTAGATTTACCGTTTTTATCAAATACTTTATACGGCACTAAACCAAGATTTGGTCCAACTCCTTTTACATCCCCATTAGCAGCAATTATTCCAGCCACAGAAGTTCCATGCCCATAAAAGTCTTGTGTATTATCTTCAACTGGAACAAAAGACTCTCCAGTATCTACAATATTTTTTTTGAGGTCTGGATGATTGAAATCTATGCCTGAATCGATTATCCCTACTTTTGTATTATGAGATCCTTTATTTATATGATAACTTCGATAATCATTTGTAACTTGCTTGATATTCCATAACCAACTGTCATAAAGAGTGTCATTACCTTCCGTGAATTGTGATGAAGGTGCCACTTTAGCAGGAATATGTTTACTTTTATCAGGAAGAGAAATTTCTTTATCCTCAATAATTTCATTTGCGTCTAATTTTTCTTTAGCAATATCTTTGATTGCTGAGAATTGGCTTGGTTTTATATTATTTATTACCAATAAATCTAGTTCTTTAATATAATTTGTTTCTATATTTGAATACTTTTCCTGAACCTTGTTTATTGTCGATTCACTAATTTTTGAGTCGAGGTTAATTATGATAGATTCATCATAATTTGATTCTTCAGCACGAGAGCTAACAGGTTGTAAACTGGATACAATTACAAATAAGAAAACTATCGAAATTCTTCTTAAATCCTTCATTTTTTTATACTCCTTTCTCTTTATACATTTCATTATAAGATTGTATATAACCCACCCTTCACATTCCAAAAAAATGAAATATAAGTATATTTAATTCAATTTTATAAAATATAAGTAAATCAGTCAATGCATATTTTTCTAAT is a window encoding:
- the rlmD gene encoding 23S rRNA (uracil(1939)-C(5))-methyltransferase RlmD, with amino-acid sequence MNQHQKKAPAELKIGQTFPLTIKRLGINGEGVGYFKKKVVFVPGALPGEEVVAEATNVQPKFSEARVKKIRKPSEHRVTPPCPVYDQCGGCQLQHLAYSQQLREKRDIVIQSLERHTRFNVEEMNIKETIGMDNPWNYRNKSQFQVGRSQSGSIIAGLYGLDSHKIVPIKECIVQHPATNKTTGIVRRILEKHNVSVYNERTKKGDVRTIVTRVGFETGEVQVVLVTAKETLPNKDEIVKAIQNRLPEVKSIIQNINGARTSVIFGDKTKALAGSHAIQEVLGDVSFELSARAFFQLNPEQTVKLYDEVKKAAQLTGKEKVVDAYCGVGTIGMWVSSGAKEIRGMDVIKESIDDAKKNAKKHGIKNAAYVTGTAEHWLPKWTKEGFRPDVVIVDPPRTGCDGTFLDTIKKVKPKRFVYVSCNPSTLAKDLQALSKDYRVEYIQPVDMFPQTAHVEAVAKLVLKSSN
- a CDS encoding S8 family serine peptidase, with protein sequence MKDLRRISIVFLFVIVSSLQPVSSRAEESNYDESIIINLDSKISESTINKVQEKYSNIETNYIKELDLLVINNIKPSQFSAIKDIAKEKLDANEIIEDKEISLPDKSKHIPAKVAPSSQFTEGNDTLYDSWLWNIKQVTNDYRSYHINKGSHNTKVGIIDSGIDFNHPDLKKNIVDTGESFVPVEDNTQDFYGHGTSVAGIIAANGDVKGVGPNLGLVPYKVFDKNGKSKRSWVISAIVKATEDDMDVINLSLSTFLSKKDKDDRETIKLFEKAFKFARKHNTLIVAAAGNHGYDISNSKKLAEQLGKPKDNILHLPGGDNDVITVSATTAQNTKASYSNYGKNISIAAPGGDLDTNKIDLYSLVWTTSPVNIPQTPLSKSLGFQKGYEPTLGTSVAAPIVTATAALLKTEYYEKYGEEMPNRKVEENLYQNTDHVENLDKNEVGSGIVNAYESLLNIER